The genomic interval CCCTGCCGCCGCGCCAGCACATGCGCCGCGCTCTCGGTCGAGCTCGCCCGAAGGTACAAAACTGCCGTCATGGTGCGGTTGACAGCATAGGCTAGCGCGAAATAGCTCCAGCCCCCGCCAGTCACAGCAGGCAGGGCCGCCGCCATGAACATGGCAGTTACGACCTGAATAGCCATCAAGATGCGGTGTGCAAGGTCGGTTGAGATGAACAGGGAATTATAGACCGTGCTATCTGCCCAGGCGAAGAAAATCGCCACGAAGAGCCCGGTAAAAATCCAGAACCCGGCCCAATCCAGATGATGGGAGAGAAAGTTTCCGAGCAGAAAAATGGTCACGACATGGATCAGGTCGAAAAACAGTTCGACCCAGTGAACGTGGTCAGACGCCTTTTCAACATCGAGGTGATGCGTCGGTTTGGACCACATCGGGTGGCGGGAATGCGACATGCCTTCGGGCTCCTGGATCGTGATAAAGCAGGCCAAGTCCCGCTTCTTTTCTGAAAAACTGATCAAGTCAGCTGAGGTAGCCGGCGTCCTCGTCAGCGATTATCTTCGTTGTGAAATTGCGTGGACGGCTTTTCGCAGAGCATGCACGAAGCCAGTTCTTTAAAGGCATGCCCCTTTTGCTCACCGCTGGCGGAAATGCGGGTAAACCGCGTCTAGACAGACACTAGAGCGTTTCCAGGAAAAGTGGATACCGGTTTTCCGTCTGGAAACGCGCAAAAACAGAGAATTAGAGCGCCGATCCGATTCAATCGGATCGAAACGCGCTCTAAGGCTGCATTGCCTCCTCTATGCACCTGATCAGCTTGCCGAGATCGACAGGTTTGCCCAGAAAGGCCAGCGCACCGCCATCCATCGCCGCCGCGCGGGTGCGGTCGTCGTGGTATGATGTCATGAAAATCATCGGCGGTCGGTCTGCCTCCTGGTTCAGGCGTCTTTGAAGCTCGATGCCGCTCAGGCCTGACATCTTCACGTCGACAACCATGCACGAGACCGAAGATCGTGGCTGAAAGCGCAGAAATTCCTCCGCCGATGCAAAAAGGAGGCTTTCATAGCCGAGCGATCTTATCAGGTCATCGAGAGCCTCCCGAATGGCCAGATCATCATCGACGATCGCAATTATTGAAGTCTCAGACACTGATTCCGACTTTCCTGGTATGTGCAATCTTCTATGCCAGACGCATAATGGCTGATGGCGATAGGTCGGATCGCAGTTCCTCGGCGCGCACGTTCAAACGAACCAGTTCGGCAACCGATCTGACATTCATTTTACGCATGACGTTGCCGCGATGGAGTTTCACCGTGATTTCGCTGATCCCGAGCTTGTAGGCGATTTGCTTGTTCATCAGGCCTTCGACTACGGCCTCCATGACCTCCTTTTCTCTGGGCGTTAAAGCTTCAAAACGGCTGGCCAATTCGCTCTGGCAGATGACCTCTCGTCTTTGGGTCGCATCGCGCTCCAAAGCCGCGAAAACGGCATCGAGGATGTCCTGATCACGAAAAGGCTTGGCGAGAAAATCTTGCGCTCCAGCCTTCATTGCCCGCACGCTCATCGAAATATCGCCGTACCCGGTCATGAACACGATCGGGTGGAGACTTCCTGCCTGCTCGAGTTGCTTATGAAAATCCAGACCGCTGATGCCGGGAAGCCTGACATCGAGGACGATACAACCCGGTCTTTCAAGCTCGGCCTCTGCAAGAAACATATCAGGACTTTCAAAGGATTCGGCGTCGATCTTCACTGACCGGAAGAGGTCCGTCAGCGATTCCCGCATCGAGATATCATCGTCGATGATGTAGACCACCGGGTCAGCGTGGTTGTTCTTTTCGTGTCTGAGGTTAGGCATCCTCTCGCTCCCCTGGCAGGCGGATTTCGAACATGGCGCCGCCATCTGGATGGTTGCTTCCTTCAATCGAGCCGCCCATCGCCTCTATCGTACTTCTGGAAATCGAAAGCCCGATTCCCATTCCGCTGGACTTGGTGGTGAAGAAGGGCGTGAAGAGTTTGGCGCGAGCGGCCTCGTCCAGGCCATCGCCGGTATCGCAGACGATAAGCGAAATCATGTCGTCGACCGTGTCGAGCGTGATCGTGACAACGCGCCGATCCGGTTCGGCGGCGGCAATCGCTTGAATAGCGTTGGAAATGAGATTGATGAGCACCTGCTGCAACTCCAGTCTGACAACGGAGATTGGCGGGATTGCGCGCTTTTGGACGACCTCGACTGACACGTTTTCTGCCTGCAAATCGTGCTTCATCAGCTCCAGCGTGTCATCAATCAGCTTGGCTAGAGCAACAACTTCCGGCTGTCTCGGCATATCGGAAAGCATCAGGCGCGTGGATTTCAGGATGTCGCTGCCAC from Martelella mediterranea DSM 17316 carries:
- a CDS encoding response regulator transcription factor gives rise to the protein MPNLRHEKNNHADPVVYIIDDDISMRESLTDLFRSVKIDAESFESPDMFLAEAELERPGCIVLDVRLPGISGLDFHKQLEQAGSLHPIVFMTGYGDISMSVRAMKAGAQDFLAKPFRDQDILDAVFAALERDATQRREVICQSELASRFEALTPREKEVMEAVVEGLMNKQIAYKLGISEITVKLHRGNVMRKMNVRSVAELVRLNVRAEELRSDLSPSAIMRLA
- a CDS encoding response regulator transcription factor, which translates into the protein MSETSIIAIVDDDLAIREALDDLIRSLGYESLLFASAEEFLRFQPRSSVSCMVVDVKMSGLSGIELQRRLNQEADRPPMIFMTSYHDDRTRAAAMDGGALAFLGKPVDLGKLIRCIEEAMQP